The following coding sequences are from one Lolium rigidum isolate FL_2022 chromosome 6, APGP_CSIRO_Lrig_0.1, whole genome shotgun sequence window:
- the LOC124667286 gene encoding uncharacterized protein LOC124667286, protein MLLPRRWVFSASSTKAATLSEYKRQALLMWSRRAQHSASARAAAPSTHLYIGSSSRSSSSRRPCPPPAQMDIEAAKSSPAARDPPSAAAHMDIEAATSFPVARDPPPRPVPQTAQLGEAPEQQCGWGRWAFLAVVSLVLTGEFAWDAYQVRRSPRKLAFVVVTYDLVVVLCCCLVKQNLLRRDDPAVAPERRRVTIGVWVVSVALAVIIAARVALVIVGWR, encoded by the coding sequence ATGCTTCTTCCTAGAAGGTGGGTCTTTTCTGCTTCTTCCACAAAAGCGGCTACTCTGTCCGAGTATAAAAGGCAGGCGCTGCTCATGTGGTCACGTAGAGCTCAACACAGCGCGTCCGCACGTGCAGCAGCTCCGTCCACTCACCTATacatcggcagcagcagcagaagcTCGAGCTCACGACGACCTTGCCCACCACCAGCGCAGATGGATATCGAAGCGGCGAAGTCCTCCCCGGCGGCGCGAGACCCGCCGTCTGCGGCGGCGCACATGGATATCGAAGCGGCAACGTCCTTCCCGGTGGCGCGAgacccgccgccgcggccggtgCCACAGACGGCGCAGCTGGGCGAGGCCCCGGAGCAGCAGTGCGGGTGGGGGCGCTGGGCGTTCCTGGCGGTCGTGTCGCTCGTCCTCACCGGCGAGTTCGCGTGGGACGCGTACCAGGTGCGGCGCAGCCCGCGGAAGCTCGCCTTCGTGGTCGTCACCTACGACCTCGTCGTGGTGCTCTGCTGCTGCCTCGTGAAGCAGAACCTCCTGCGGCGCGACGACCCGGCGGTGGCGCCCGAGCGGCGGCGGGTCACGATCGGCGTGTGGGTGGTCTCGGTGGCGCTCGCCGTCATCATCGCCGCCCGCGTCGCCTTGGTGATCGTCGGGTGGCGCTGA
- the LOC124664842 gene encoding uncharacterized protein LOC124664842, protein METAAAATSYPVARDAPPRPAPQTAQLGHGPARPGWGSWAILALAFLLLSGSFAWGVYQSRHRPRNLAFVIVTYYLIALLYCCLAKLDLLRRDDPAPAVAAERWRVRMAVWCVSVALANTVAARVADAMPSAGFKVAVWVFTSACIAVGFYFFFVRAGAGRRTQTDGTDLREVSPEQRV, encoded by the coding sequence ATGGAGACCGCCGCGGCGGCGACATCCTACCCGGTGGCGCGGGacgcgccgccgcggccggcgcCGCAGACGGCGCAGCTGGGCCATggcccggcgcggccggggtgggggagCTGGGCGATCCTGGCGCTCGcgttcctcctcctctccggcaGCTTCGCGTGGGGCGTCTACCAGTCGCGCCACCGGCCGCGCAACCTCGCCTTCGTCATCGTCACCTACTACCTCATCGCGCTGCTCTACTGCTGCCTCGCCAAGCTCGACCTCCTGCGCCGCGACGACCCGGCGCCGGCGGTCGCGGCGGAGCGGTGGCGGGTCAGGATGGCCGTGTGGTGCGTCTCCGTCGCGCTCGCCAACACCGTCGCCGCCCGCGTCGCCGACGCCATGCCCAGCGCGGGGTTCAAGGTCGCCGTATGGGTGTTCACCAGCGCCTGCATAGCCGTCGGGTTCTACTTCTTCTTCGTCCGTGCGGGCGCCGGCCGCCGGACGCAGACGGACGGCACGGATCTCCGCGAGGTGTCCCCGGAGCAGAGGGTCTGA
- the LOC124664841 gene encoding uncharacterized protein LOC124664841, with protein sequence MEPAAATTSFPVAHDPPPRPAPHVEQLGQGPARRRWGHWAFLVILPLVLICSFALGVYLARHSFRDLGFVIAVYYFTALLYCCLVKLSHLRRDDTAAAPERWRVRLAVWTISVALANVIANRIADAMSDLGLQIAVWVITGVGVGVEFYLSIISIKFIPTKMQLMFASSKQMQPRHPI encoded by the coding sequence ATGGAAcccgcggcggcgacgacgtcgtTCCCGGTGGCGCATGacccgccgccacggccggcgcCGCATGTGGAGCAGCTGGGCCAGGGCCCGGCGCGTCGCAGATGGGGCCACTGGGCGTTCCTGGTGATCTTGCCACTCGTCCTCATCTGCAGCTTCGCCTTGGGCGTGTACCTGGCGCGCCACAGCTTTCGGGACTTGGGTTTCGTGATTGCCGTCTACTACTTCACCGCGCTGCTCTACTGCTGCCTCGTGAAGCTGAGCCACCTGCGGCGCGACGACACGGCGGCGGCGCCCGAGCGGTGGCGGGTCAGGCTCGCCGTGTGGACGATCTCGGTGGCGCTTGCGAACGTGATCGCTAACCGTATCGCCGACGCCATGTCGGACCTGGGGCTACAAATCGCCGTCTGGGTGATCACAGGCGTGGGCGTAGGCGTCGAGTTCTacttatctataatatctataaaattCATCCCCACTAAGATgcaattaatgtttgcaagctcaaaGCAGATGCAGCCACGTCACCCCATTTAA